The DNA region cagccaagatccgactgacatcagcaatgatgtccctgttTCCCTGTTCTCTTCCGAATCCTGCttaaatttctgtcagttccatgtcaatgtactgctgcaaccacttttgaatgatcttcagccaaattttacttgcatatgatattgtttgataatgtctacattctgttggatcacctttctttggaatggacacaaatatggatctcttccaatcaattGGTCAAGCAGccatcctccaaatttcttggcacagacaagtgagcacttctgcgctgcatccatttgttgagacatctcagttggtatcccgtcaattcctggagccttgtttttcgccaatgccttcagtgcagcttggacttctcccttcaccactatcagttcttgatcatatactagctcctgaaatggttgaatgtcaaccaattctttttggcacaatgactctgtgtattccttccatcttcttttgatgcttcctgcactgttCAGCATTTTGCCcctagaattcttcactattgcaatttgaggcttgaattttttcttcagttctttcagcttgagaaatgccaagtgtgtttttcccttttggttttctaactccaggtctttgtgtatttcactataatactttactttgtcttctccagacactctttgaaaccttctgttcagctcttttacttcatcatttcttcctttcgctttagctattctacattcaagaagaAGCTTcggagtctcttctaacatccaatttggtcttttctttctttcctgtctttttaatgacctcttgatttcttcatgtataatgttcttgatgtcattccacgactggtctggtcttcaatcattagtgttcaacgcatcaaatttattcccgaacggtctctaaattcagtgggatatactcaaggtcgtactttgctctcatggacttgttctaattttcttcagcttcaacatgagtttgcatatgagcaattgatgatctgttctgcagttggctcttggccttgttctgactgatgatattgaacttttccatcatctgtttccacagatgtagtcggtttcattcctgtgtattccaactgGTGAGGTTCACATATgtaatcactgtttatgttggtgaaaaaagctatttgcaatgaataagtcatcggtcttgcaaaattctatcatgtgatctccagcatcgtttctatcaccaaagccatattttccaactaccaatctttgtttccaattttcacattctaatcaccagtaattatcagtgcatttccATTGCATGTTccatcgatttcagactgcaaaagttggtaaaaatcttcaatttcttcatctttggccttagtggttggtaagtaaattggaataatagtcatattaactggtcttccttgtaggtgtatggatgttatcctatcactgacagtgttgtacttcaggatagatcttgaaatgttcttttccacAATAAAtgctacaccattcctcttcaatttgtcattcccaggatagaccacatgactgtctgattcaaaatgaccaataccagtccatttcagctcattaatgctgagaatatcaatctttatgcattctatttcatttttgacgactttcaattttctcagattcatactttgtgcattcaaTGTTGCGATTATTAATGAAAGTTtgccactgtttcttctcattttgagtcatgccacatcagcaaatgaggtcctgaaagcttgacttcatcctcattattaaagtcaactctactttgaggaggcagctcttcccatgtcatattttgagtgttttccaacctgaggggctcacctttctgcactatatcagataatgtgcCATTGCTTTTTTGTAAGGTTTCActagccagttttttcagaagtaggtccttcttcctagtctgtcttagtctggaagctctgctgaaacctgtctaccatataACAGTATATAGTATATGATTTATTTCTCTGCGTTGACTTTGTATCCTGTGCCCCTGCTAAACTCACCTATTagttctaggagttttttttgtttgttgtttttggtgaTTCCTTGAGTTTTTCTATGGAGGTAACCATGTCTTCTGTGAATAGGGacggttttctttctttctttccagactgtgtgtcttttatttcttttcactaGCTAGAACTTTTGCCATAATGTCAAATAGGAATGGTGAGCATGGATGtctttgccttgttcctgttcttgttgtcgttaggtgccatagagtctgttctgactcatagtgaccacatagaacagaataaaactgccccatagggtttccaaggagcggctggtgaattcaaactactgaccttttggttagcagccgagttcttaagcactatgccaccagggctcctgttcttAATCTTAGGGAAAAAGTATTCAGCCTTTCAcctttaagtatgatgttaggtgTAGAATTTTGTATATGCCCTTTATTGAGATGAGGaaattctcttctattcctagtttcctGAGAATTTATATCATGGATGGTTGttaaaattttgtcaaatgctgtcTTCTGTATCAGCCGATATGATCATGTGCAGCTTTACTTCTTTAGACTGTTActatggtggattacactgattttcaaatgttgaatcaGCTTTGCATTCGTATGTTTAAAGTCCATTTGGTAATGATGTATTATTCTTTTTACATAATGATGCattattctttttatgtattttacataTTACTCTATTCAATTTGCTAATAATGGGCTGAGGATTTGTGTGTCcgtgtttgtagttttcttttcttgtactaTCTTTGTCTGCTTTTGGTACTGgcgtaatctttttaaaaagagtcctggtgtgcagtggttaagtgtttgactgctaacagaaatgttggttggaacccaccagctgctctgtggaagaaagatgtggcagtcaaattacagccttggaagccctatagggcagttctactctctcctactgggtcactatgagttggaatcgattccaaggcacccaacaaaaacaacgtaATCTGTTTGGAAGGCAACTTGTCAATTGTAACTTAAGTCTTTAAAAATTTGTGTGCCCAAGGATTCCACTTTTAAGAATTTATCTTAAGAAAATAGAGATTCCTACGACACAGACTTAGGATTCAGACCTAGATTTGAATATTAACCCATCACTTTACTAATTACTTAGATTCAGTGAGTCTGTTTCctaatccataaaatggggataagagaACCTACTTCACAGAGTTGCTGCATTAAAAGAGACAGTTCAGTGCCCACATCTAGTAAAGCTTGGAAAAAATGGCAGCTCTTAAGTACTATGTTATACTGCCCATCCTCTGTAGGACAAGTCTGTCCAAATCAGAAAACATCATCTTTGCCCCACATCAGCCCCCACttttcagaatcaactcgacggcaacgggtttgatgttttgtttttttgtcactTTTTAGTGAGTAGTCTCCTCATTCCTGATTCCTCTGTTTTGTATTAGATGTACTAAGCGTCGGGGATATAAAGACAAAAAAGATACGGTTTCTGTCCTCAGAGAGCTGAATCTcttagagacacacacacaaactaaccAGTATCATGCATTATAACACTATAATGGGGCGTCTGCCCAAGTGGCAGTGGTCTTAGAACGCATAAAAGGTCGGTGTCAGGAGCTGGAGGGCCAGGAAGGAGGGCGGCAACTTCTCCTGCGTAGTCTCAGGGCGGGAGGTAGGGGGAGCTCAGAGTCTTGCTGTTCCCATAGCAACGGGACTTGTATTCTTCAGGCCTCACACGTCACCTTTGTTCAGCGTCTGTAAATAGCGCCTGAGGAGCCTGGAAAAGCCACTTCAGGCCCTCTGGTCCTGGGGTCGCGCAGATCCTTTGCTGTTACCGAACGAGTCCCGCATCTCTGATTGGCTCAGGAGGACGAGGGGCGGGAGCAGGCAGCTGGGGGCGTGGCCTTCGTTCCCCCAAACTCGAGTTCGTCTCCCAGAGCGGAAGCCGACCTCTCCCGCCCCGGAAGTGCAAGCTCTGGCGTCTTGCCGATGTGGATTTTGTGGGTGAGGGCGTCGCTTTCGAGATGCCAGGCGCCGCGGCGAAGGTCTCGGAGTTGTCCGAGAGGATCGAGAGCTTCGTGGAAACCCTGAAGCGGGGCGGCGGGCGGCGCAGCTCCGAGGACATGGCTCGGGAGACCCTAGGACTACTACGGCGGATCATCACAGACCACCCCTGGGGCAACGCGGGTGAGGCAGGCCTAGCCCCACCCGCGACCCTGCCCGTTTTCGATCGGATTCCTGAGGTTGAGGATCGCCTTGGCCTCAACGCGCTCTTGCTCGCTCGCTCACTCTCTCTCTCGTGCACCGTAGGGGAGCTGATGGAGCTAATCCGCAGAGAGGGCCAGAGAATGACAGCGGCGCAGCCCTCAGAGACTACAGTGGGCAACATGGTGCGGAgagtgctgaagatcattcgggAGGAGTATGGCAGGTCAGACCCACGTCCCGGGCTCCGAGGTGGGCCCAGTGACGCCCCTCTCCCTGCTTGGAGCCGCCTGCTACCTCCCTAACTGCACCTCCTCTCCACCTCCATCTTTGGATCTTGTTGACCCCATAGACTCCACGGACGCAGCGATGAGAGCGATCAGCAGGAGTCCCTGCACAAGCTCTTGACATCCGGAGGCCTGAGTGAGGATTTCAGCTTCTATTATGCCCAACTCCAGTCCAATATCATCGAGGCAATTAATGAGCTGCTGGTGGAGCTGGGTAAGAGTTCTTTTGATCCCTAGGCAGACAGGACAGGTAGCCGGCAGGTGAGGGAACAGAAGACCCTGGaagttgtccatcaacagagATGAGAAACAACCAGTCATCTGGTTCTCAGGTTTGTTCTTCATCCTTTATAAACTACAAATCCATTGCTGGCAGAGAGTTTTCTTAAGGTAGGGTTTTGttctcattttaaagaaaatgaactcCCTAAAACCACAGTTGGTAGACCCTCCTGCATTAAACTTCCTCCTGAATTGTTACACACCACCTCCATCCCTCTTACTTGCCTTTGTGACTCATGAAACCTGCAGATGTTCATTACAGAGttcctccaggggagaaagaagcTGGAGTTCTGTCTGTGCCCTAAGGTGCAGCTCCCAAattcctcctgtttttcttccctGGCCTCTACTTCAGGTGGAGGTGTTGTGGCCACCTTTTGGAAGAAGAGCTCTTTAAGGGGGAAGCTCTGTTTACCCTACCTTGGGCACTTGAGGATTTTCCAGACTCGATCGTTTCTTGCCTGAATTCATTGTCTTCAAAATCAGTTGCAAGTGTTGTCTGAACTGTCATGGCAGAGGTTTTGATGTGGAGGTGGTTGATGAGCAAAGGTGCTGCACGGAAAAAGGACAGGCTGAGAACTTGGGaggcagaaaaccccaaagaagtgGGACTTTTAAGAAACTCTGATATTTTACTTGAAGTCCATTAACCCTGTGGTAGGTACCAGGGTCTGCTAGGTGGATAGTCTGTGTGAGGGGCAAACTGCCCTTTCCATATTCTGTCATGTCTGTCTGTGACCTGGCATGGCAATTTCATGTTTGCTTTGCAAAACTGGCTGTGTTTGCAGAAGGGACAACGGAGAACATTGCAGCCCAGGCTCTGGAGCATATCCACTCCAATGAGGTGATCATGACCATTGGCTACTCCCGAACAGTAGAGGCCTTCCTCAAAGAGGCTGCCCGAAAGCGGAAATTCCATGTCATTGTGGCAGAGTGTGCTCCTTTCTGCCAGGTAGGGAACTGCTGGAGTTgataagaaaaaggaaattgaGGCGGGACTAAAGGAGGGGTGGGTGGGGTCCATGCCAACTTTCAAATGATAAGCAAGACATTGAGACATTGACAAGATAGAGTGAAACAGTAAAAGGATTTCAAGTTGTTCATCCTGTGAACATCTTTAAACATTGGTTTAAGAAAGTTTGGTGAACTGCTGGGTCCAAGAAAAGATAAATACTGGTCCTTTTAGGAATCAAAATGGGATACATTAAGTTCGAGATGACTGATGTTTGGTCTAACCTCACTCAATCCCTAGGTAAATAATAgatctcaaaaaagaaaataatatgtaAAGATGCAGGATGTTGTAAAATAACAAGTCAGGATCTATCCTGTCAGCTATTAGCTATGCCTGATTATGCAAGCAAGTAGCATTTCCAGTTTCGTGGCTGCTCTAGGGTATTAGACATTTATTAGCTTACCCTGGGCTCCCCTGCACCTTACCAGAGAATACTTAGGATAGGCAGAAAATGAGTTTGTCTGTTGGGAACTGTGTTCTGGATCTGCCCAGTATCACAGAAGTCCCCAGATCCAGTTACGTTTAAGAGCTCTTTCACTGTGTCTCACTCTTTCTCCCTGCATCAGCCTTTCCTTCCTTTTGCAGGGTCATGAAATGGCCATCAATTTGTCCAAAGCAGGTATTGAGACAACTGTCATGACTGATGCTGCCATTTTTGCTGTTATGTCAAGAGTCAACAAGGTAAGTATATTTGGAGTCCTTTATTTGTATCATCGTTCCTCACTTGTGGTAGTCTCTAAATTTGGTTAAAGTACTGAATAAAATGCAGTAGAACTAAAGCTAAGTGTGTCAACTGCGAAGGATTGGTGAGAAGCTTCCTACCCTATGCTCAGAGAGCCTGGCAGTGGTAGACGGCGAATGACAAAGGCTCCTGACTCCTCAGGAAGTGTGGTATATAGGTTTTCAGAAAAGACAGGGCTAAGAGCGGTAGGTATTGCAGTTTCCTTGTCCatactttgttcattcttttcttgGGAACCTACTTTCAAGCTAGAACCTTTGGTACTGAGCCTAAAATCCCTTTCCTTCTTATGGCCTATGACCCCTTAGGACACCAGGACCTGAGCACTCAGCCTGTTGTGCCCTGTGGCCCCTTTAAGGCTTACCCCCAGGATGACTCACATTTTTCTTCCTGTTCCAAAGGTAATCACTGGCACAAAGACCATCCTGGCCAACGGTGCCCTGAGAGCTGTGACAGGAACTCACACTCTAGCACTGGCAGCAAAACACCATTCCACCCCACTCATCGTCTGTGCTCCCATGTTCAAGCTTTCCCCACAggtatgtctgtctgtctctatgTGATAGCTAGCAGAGGGAAAGAAGCCAAAGTATAGGCCTGAACTGTGGGCCTTCAATCTACTCAATCTGGAGCCTCTCTGTATCTGCATTTACTCAATGGATTAGACCCAGTAGGGGCTAGAATGAGCCACAGAAGTCTTGATCCGGGAAAAACAATTGAGAGTTATAACCTGCCAGCTTTAGGAAGTCAAAATAGTAATGTCAGGACAATACATAGTTGGGAAAGGTCCTTTGTTTACATTGCCACCACTCCCTGTCACCCCAGCCATGTCTGAAAATGCCAGGCAGTAGAAACTAGGAACATAGAATTGGTCTTACTCATGATAGCTGAGGGCCTGTCCTCTTTAGCCTGAACACAGGCAGTTAAGTGAAGCCATTTCATCTGTGATAGAAGCTATTTGCTTTGAGAACATGAACCTGTTTatagttctctctttttttttttaaccttttggttTTAGTTCGCCAATGAAGAAGATTCATTTCACAAGTTTGTGGCTCCTGAAGAAGTCCTGCCTTTCACAGAAGGTACAgaagttttgtgtgtgtattttgggcttgtgtatgtgtgtacatgcatgtgtggtTCTGTTTTGGTGATCAAAAGGACGGAATGCTGTCAGCTTGTACTTGTGGTGACTGTTCTTTTAAGCAGCTTAGAGTACTTAGTGGCCTGAACTAGCCCATGTTCTGAGACTAATACATTTTAGCTGAGCCGTTGGAGCCATGAGGCATTGGATCACCTAGCACTGACTGCATTTGGCTCTACACGTTGAGACACAGGCAACAATTCAATGGAAAAATGTACTTGTTTTCAATTGCTGTTAGGAGTCACTTTGGTGAAGTGGCTGCCAAAGGAAATGGGCTCTGAAATGTTCTTGTTTATAAAACTCGCCTAATACCTGGTGTGTTGAAGGTCCTTTTCTCTGACTTATGAAGATAGCAGCTTTGCTCAGTGAGCCTGCTGCCTCATCAATAGTTACTCTGGCCATAAACACGCTTTGGGAGCAAAGCATAGTATTTGGAGTTCCTTCTTGAAAGTTGAATaacttcatccatttattcaaacattctttcaagaaatatttctCACAGAGAGGAGAAGAGGGCCAAGATatgaccgtggtctcagggaatatctatctaggtcaactggcataacaaagttcataaagaaaaagttcataaagaaaatgttgtacatcctactttgttgaCTAGCGTCTaggctcttaaaagcttatgaatggccatctaagatacatctattggtcccatcacattcagagcaaaggagaatgaagaaaaccaaagatacaagggaaatattagcccaaagaactaatggaccacatgaaccacaacctgtaccagtctgagcccagaactaggtggtgcccagccaccagcaccaacagctctgacagggatcacagtagggtCCATCGTGACCCACAAGGAGttcccaggcagagcaggagaaaaatgtagaacaaaactcaaattcacaaaaaaagattagTCTCATTGCTCTGACAtggactggaggaactcctgagactatggcccctggacaccttgataactcagaactaaagctactcctgaagtccacctcccacctttcggccaaagattagacaggccgatagaacaaacagtaacacaaatGAGGAAcaggcttcttagttcaatcaagtatatgagaccaaatgggcaatacatgcccaaagacaagaaagcaggaagggacaggaaaactggatgaatgaatttggagaacccagggtggaaagggagaggaggagagtgctgacacattgcgaggGTTgccaccaatgtcacagaacaatttgtgtataaatttttgaataagaaactaatttgcactgtaaactttcacctaaaacacagtaaaattttttaaaaatgttaa from Elephas maximus indicus isolate mEleMax1 chromosome 10, mEleMax1 primary haplotype, whole genome shotgun sequence includes:
- the EIF2B2 gene encoding translation initiation factor eIF-2B subunit beta — protein: MPGAAAKVSELSERIESFVETLKRGGGRRSSEDMARETLGLLRRIITDHPWGNAGELMELIRREGQRMTAAQPSETTVGNMVRRVLKIIREEYGRLHGRSDESDQQESLHKLLTSGGLSEDFSFYYAQLQSNIIEAINELLVELEGTTENIAAQALEHIHSNEVIMTIGYSRTVEAFLKEAARKRKFHVIVAECAPFCQGHEMAINLSKAGIETTVMTDAAIFAVMSRVNKVITGTKTILANGALRAVTGTHTLALAAKHHSTPLIVCAPMFKLSPQFANEEDSFHKFVAPEEVLPFTEGDILEKVSVHCPVFDYVPPELITLFISNIGGNAPSYIYRLMSELYHPDDHVL